From the genome of Solanum stenotomum isolate F172 chromosome 5, ASM1918654v1, whole genome shotgun sequence:
GGGATAAATGGTTTAACGATTCGAATTTATAGCCTAAAAGTTATGCACAAATGCGGAAGGTGTCAAGATAAAATTATCAAGCCAAGGGCTACGCAATTGCATCCAGACAGGGTCCTGACTAAAGTCCATGCTGAATTTGGGTACTTGTAGTTCAGCCAGGTTATCTTGTCCATTCAGTAATTTTGGCCTAAAGCAATTACTCTCGTCTTTGGTTTCTGCTGAAACTTCAAACGGGTTGTGCTCAGTAATTGATAAGATATCGTCTTCTACTTCATCCTTATTGATTGACATAAAGAAATTGGGGCTCTGATCAGTTGGTTCATGATGTTCGTTACAAAATGACATGGCGTCCATTGGCTGCAGGGTTGTCGAACAAGGAGAGCTGTGAACATGCTTTGTACCGttcatttcttcttcaattgcaGCCCTTTGTTCCAACACTTTCAATGATGTCGCTTTTCTGTATATTTTGCACAACACTATGTCCTGCATTTTACAATTTTGAATTCAGTATCTTCGATAGGGTAACTTGGACAATTTATGAGTGCAATAGTTGTTAACTCTATATTCCATCTTATGCTATCGATAATAGAATCAGGATTTTCACTAAgagattcaaaatataaagaagtaaacataCAAAGAAGCCAAGGAGGCTCATATCAATTTTTTGACGAGGGGTTCATATGAACTCCTTCCGGTACCCTAGCTCCACCCTTGTATACGAGTTCCTTTCTTTAGTCGGGTCAAAACAAAATAACATCTTTTTATATATCTAAGAACTCTTTACTTCAAACTTTTCACTTTATTATCAATAACATGTTTTTATAAACCATACTAATGTTATGTAATGTTCAAAATTACAAGATTCAAGAGAAAAATTAACCAAAGGTggatataaaatttgaattttttgggtTCGAACTCAAAAATTCTACCATATCCCATCCAATTAACTAAGTTCAAAATCTACCGTTTGTACTTATTTAGTGATTTTTAAACACATATATTATCTAACTCTAATCCCAAAGCTACTGAGTTCAAATTGATACATGTCAAAGATTATCTTTTAACAAGAgtatcatataaaatgaaacgaaCAGAGTCTACTGAAGTATGAAATACCTGAGGCGAAGAGACGGTATCCGGTAATCGAAATTCATTCATGACCCAATCTGTCTTAGTGCCTCGAGGTGCTCTTCCAGTATAGAAAACCAAAGTCTTCTTAAGACcaattatatttttaggatttgataaaccaataatttttttatcagaACCAGTTGCCTTCCAAAATCCCTTTTGTGTAGTCCTATTAGGCCTCCCTCCACTTCCATGTTTTCTATCTCTTGGCACAAAAAAATACCATTCTCTTTCTCCAATTGTTGCCAGCCCTGCTCAATTCACATAAAACAGAGTTATATTACATTCACTACAACGAAAAATTAGACGTACCAcgatattatatataaatgttatCGAAATATACCTGGCAGGTCCCAAGGATCATGACGATAAATGTTGAGTAGACCAATTACATCGCATCGCGATTTTTTGCCAAGGACCTT
Proteins encoded in this window:
- the LOC125865107 gene encoding NAC domain-containing protein 6, which codes for MEDLPGFRFHPTEEELLEFYLKNKVLGKKSRCDVIGLLNIYRHDPWDLPGLATIGEREWYFFVPRDRKHGSGGRPNRTTQKGFWKATGSDKKIIGLSNPKNIIGLKKTLVFYTGRAPRGTKTDWVMNEFRLPDTVSSPQDIVLCKIYRKATSLKVLEQRAAIEEEMNGTKHVHSSPCSTTLQPMDAMSFCNEHHEPTDQSPNFFMSINKDEVEDDILSITEHNPFEVSAETKDESNCFRPKLLNGQDNLAELQVPKFSMDFSQDPVWMQLRSPWLDNFILTPSAFVHNF